The following proteins are encoded in a genomic region of Bernardetia sp. MNP-M8:
- the bamD gene encoding outer membrane protein assembly factor BamD: protein MNLATFQKRISKSLVFFISAFFLFNGITSCQFYRNTASHYNAYFLAEERFNEVYKNTYLQQKSDFNNVLAVLPPIDSVSMGGFKGELDYVVEKASLPIQRHPESDWTDDSYLLIGKARLHQADYRNAINSFKYLNGNSNELDIRHASLIWLMRSFIESGNLDQASFTMDYISKEGDKFSEENIRDFYLVSAHYYRTVNDFDKTAAYLELALPYVKNKTQKARYHFILGQIYQNKAKEGIDDKTINVKKNDRKSYENYQASIKAHPDYEMVFNAQLNASQVAGTSAEDVKQAQKYFEKLLKDQKNEEYKDRIYYEMAGFAQKRGKTEEAINLLQESLNQPSDNSAQRAYTYVRMGELYYADSKYAKANSYYDSALSISTEEMRNYDEIAARGEILGQFFEQYDILEKADTKINLSKMSQEELVKYFEKQIAEEKAQIDKEAAAAEKAAKSGNLVKQGTTNPFANTSNPAQTWYFYNDQAVRQGKNTFVRVWKNRPLEDNWRRSNKINSSIDNTVDPTATTADSKTDQENLYATVAGVEERLKEVPKTIEEISLLEQKVQVALFELGKVYHYQLKENSNARATFERLINDFPANSNTAEVLFLLRKICLEDKTLEKCDVASYEKDLQEYYPESTFAKLISDPDYLEEAAVNDTIVTSLYKESYELYLAKNYEKAIEKLDTIQNEYPQNSYNAKIELLRIMSASHIESLPVYVEKLTTFVTKYEGSKEQEYAKKLLEVADKKLKESPVQKPDNEQDKNIGG from the coding sequence ATGAATTTAGCAACATTTCAAAAAAGAATAAGTAAGAGTTTAGTATTCTTTATTTCTGCATTTTTTTTATTTAATGGCATTACATCTTGCCAGTTTTACAGAAATACAGCCTCTCATTACAATGCCTATTTTTTAGCAGAGGAGCGTTTCAATGAAGTTTATAAAAATACATATCTTCAACAAAAAAGTGATTTTAATAATGTATTGGCAGTTTTGCCTCCAATAGATAGTGTTTCGATGGGAGGCTTTAAAGGCGAATTGGATTATGTTGTTGAAAAGGCATCTTTACCTATTCAACGTCATCCAGAAAGTGATTGGACAGATGATAGTTATTTACTCATTGGAAAAGCTCGTTTACATCAAGCAGATTATAGAAATGCTATTAATTCCTTTAAATATTTGAATGGAAATAGTAATGAATTAGATATTCGTCATGCTTCTCTTATTTGGCTGATGCGTTCTTTTATTGAAAGTGGTAATTTGGATCAGGCTTCTTTTACGATGGATTATATTTCGAAAGAAGGAGATAAGTTTTCAGAAGAAAATATTAGAGATTTTTATTTGGTTTCGGCACATTATTACAGAACAGTCAATGACTTTGATAAAACAGCAGCTTATTTAGAGCTTGCTTTGCCGTATGTGAAAAATAAAACTCAAAAAGCTCGTTATCATTTTATTTTGGGACAAATTTATCAGAATAAAGCCAAAGAAGGAATTGATGATAAGACAATAAATGTAAAGAAAAATGATAGGAAATCATACGAAAATTATCAAGCTAGTATAAAGGCACATCCCGATTATGAAATGGTTTTTAATGCTCAATTGAATGCTTCTCAAGTAGCAGGAACGAGTGCAGAAGATGTAAAACAAGCGCAAAAATATTTTGAAAAACTTTTGAAAGACCAAAAAAATGAAGAATATAAAGACCGTATTTATTATGAAATGGCTGGGTTTGCTCAAAAACGAGGAAAAACAGAGGAAGCTATCAATCTCTTACAAGAATCTTTAAATCAACCTTCAGATAACTCAGCACAACGAGCTTATACTTACGTCAGAATGGGTGAGTTATATTATGCTGATAGTAAATATGCAAAGGCAAATTCGTATTATGATTCTGCCCTTTCTATTAGTACAGAAGAAATGCGTAATTATGATGAAATTGCTGCACGAGGAGAAATTTTAGGTCAATTTTTTGAGCAATATGATATTTTAGAAAAAGCAGATACAAAAATTAACCTTTCCAAAATGTCGCAGGAAGAGTTAGTTAAATATTTTGAAAAACAAATTGCAGAAGAAAAAGCACAAATAGATAAAGAAGCAGCAGCAGCAGAAAAAGCTGCCAAAAGTGGAAATTTGGTCAAGCAAGGAACTACAAATCCATTTGCAAATACGTCAAATCCTGCTCAAACGTGGTATTTTTATAATGACCAAGCTGTCAGACAAGGAAAAAATACATTTGTTAGAGTTTGGAAAAACCGTCCTTTAGAAGATAACTGGCGAAGAAGCAATAAAATAAATAGTTCAATTGATAATACTGTTGATCCAACTGCCACAACAGCAGATAGCAAAACAGACCAAGAAAATCTATATGCAACTGTTGCAGGTGTAGAGGAAAGATTAAAAGAAGTTCCTAAAACAATAGAAGAAATTAGCCTTTTAGAGCAAAAAGTTCAAGTTGCGTTGTTTGAACTTGGAAAAGTATATCATTATCAGCTCAAAGAAAATAGTAATGCGAGAGCTACTTTTGAACGTCTTATAAATGATTTTCCTGCTAATTCAAATACTGCTGAAGTTCTATTTTTGTTGCGTAAGATATGTTTGGAAGATAAAACATTAGAAAAATGTGATGTGGCAAGTTATGAAAAGGATTTACAAGAATATTACCCAGAATCCACCTTTGCAAAACTTATTTCTGACCCTGATTATTTAGAAGAAGCAGCCGTAAATGATACGATTGTTACTAGCTTATATAAAGAAAGTTATGAGCTTTATTTGGCTAAAAATTATGAAAAAGCCATTGAAAAGTTAGACACAATTCAAAATGAATATCCTCAAAATAGTTATAATGCAAAAATAGAGTTACTCCGAATTATGAGTGCTTCTCACATCGAATCTTTGCCTGTTTATGTAGAAAAGTTAACTACTTTCGTTACAAAATATGAAGGAAGTAAAGAACAAGAGTATGCAAAAAAACTCTTAGAAGTAGCAGATAAGAAATTAAAAGAAAGCCCTGTTCAAAAACCTGATAATGAACAAGATAAAAATATAGGTGGATAA
- the pruA gene encoding L-glutamate gamma-semialdehyde dehydrogenase, which yields MQNAIFSIPFPKNEPVLEYRAGSPEREALKKAIKELRSQELDIPMVIGGQEVRTEEKMRLSPPHDHKHTLGHFHYGDKGHVEQAIRAALAAKEAWEDLPWTNRATIFLKAADLLAGEYRAKINAATVLGQSKNAYQAEIDAACEFIDFLRFNAYFMQEIYEKQPVSSDGIWNKLEYRPLEGFVFALTPFNFTAIAGNLPASAALMGNVIVWKPAFTQIYSAHVIMEVFEKAGMPAGVINLIFTDGPETGDVIFNHKDFAGIHFTGSTGVFQTIWKEIGKNIQNYKSYPRIVGETGGKDFVVAHHTANAAQVATALVRGAFEFQGQKCSAASRAYISQNIWKEVKERMTDMLSEIKMGSPEVYGNYINAVIDEKSFDKIAKYIDNAKKDKNVKVIAGGNYDKSKGYFIEPTVLKVDDPKYVTMCEEIFGPVLTIYVYPENDFEDILTLTDQTSPYALTGSIFAHDRTAVELATKKLKNAAGNFYINDKPTGAVVGQQPFGGARASGTNDKAGSYLNLLRWVSPRTIKETFNAPTSYEYPFLELDPKEKKEAKESNGQAKKEKKEKVKK from the coding sequence ATGCAAAATGCCATTTTTTCTATTCCTTTTCCAAAAAACGAACCTGTCTTAGAATATCGTGCAGGCTCTCCAGAACGTGAAGCTCTCAAAAAAGCAATCAAAGAATTACGTAGTCAAGAATTAGATATTCCAATGGTAATTGGTGGACAAGAAGTACGTACAGAAGAAAAAATGCGTCTTTCTCCTCCTCACGACCACAAACATACACTAGGACATTTTCATTACGGTGATAAAGGTCATGTAGAACAAGCAATCCGTGCAGCTTTAGCAGCAAAAGAGGCTTGGGAAGATTTGCCTTGGACAAACCGTGCTACTATCTTTTTGAAGGCAGCCGACCTTTTGGCAGGAGAATATCGTGCTAAAATTAATGCAGCAACCGTTTTAGGTCAGTCTAAAAATGCGTATCAAGCAGAAATTGATGCAGCTTGTGAATTTATTGATTTCTTGCGTTTCAATGCTTACTTTATGCAAGAAATTTATGAAAAACAACCTGTTTCTTCAGATGGAATTTGGAATAAATTAGAATATCGTCCTTTAGAAGGTTTTGTTTTTGCCCTTACGCCATTCAATTTTACGGCTATTGCAGGAAACCTTCCAGCTTCAGCTGCCCTTATGGGAAATGTTATTGTTTGGAAACCAGCATTTACACAGATTTATTCTGCTCACGTAATTATGGAAGTTTTCGAAAAAGCAGGAATGCCAGCAGGAGTTATCAATCTTATTTTTACAGATGGACCTGAAACGGGTGATGTAATTTTCAATCATAAAGATTTTGCAGGTATTCACTTTACAGGAAGTACAGGTGTATTCCAGACAATTTGGAAAGAAATTGGAAAAAATATCCAAAACTATAAGAGTTATCCAAGAATTGTAGGCGAAACAGGTGGAAAAGATTTTGTGGTGGCTCATCATACAGCAAATGCTGCACAAGTTGCTACTGCACTTGTTCGTGGTGCTTTTGAGTTCCAAGGACAAAAATGTTCGGCTGCTTCAAGAGCTTATATTTCTCAGAATATTTGGAAAGAAGTAAAAGAAAGAATGACAGATATGCTTTCGGAAATCAAAATGGGTTCTCCAGAAGTGTATGGTAACTATATCAATGCTGTTATTGACGAAAAATCGTTTGATAAAATTGCTAAGTATATAGACAACGCAAAAAAAGACAAAAATGTCAAAGTTATTGCAGGTGGAAATTATGACAAATCAAAAGGTTATTTCATCGAACCTACTGTTTTGAAAGTAGACGATCCAAAATATGTAACCATGTGTGAAGAAATTTTTGGACCTGTTTTGACAATTTATGTGTATCCAGAAAATGACTTTGAGGATATTCTTACGCTTACAGACCAAACTTCTCCGTATGCTTTGACAGGTTCTATTTTTGCACATGACAGAACAGCCGTAGAATTGGCTACCAAAAAGCTTAAAAATGCCGCAGGTAATTTTTATATCAATGACAAACCAACTGGTGCAGTTGTAGGTCAGCAGCCATTTGGAGGTGCAAGAGCATCAGGAACAAACGACAAAGCAGGTTCATATTTGAATCTTTTGCGTTGGGTAAGTCCTCGTACAATCAAGGAAACATTTAATGCTCCAACAAGCTATGAGTATCCATTCTTAGAATTAGATCCAAAGGAGAAAAAAGAAGCTAAAGAGTCGAACGGACAAGCAAAAAAAGAGAAAAAAGAGAAAGTGAAAAAGTAG